The sequence TATATCAGAGTACGGCGTGGCGTCTGCGCTATGGTATCGCGAAGGACACAAAGCGCGCATTTTTAACGTGCTCTATGTGTGTTAGACATGTGGCACCGGTACTAGGGTTTGAGATTTGAGTCTTGGTCTGACTTCATAGGTTTGGGAATGGTTCCTGATGGTCGGATCCTTCGATCAAAGCACACAGCAAAGGACAATTCACTCGATCACTGGAAAGGAAATTTCCATGTCCAGTGCCAGTAGGCAGAATATGCCTAACCTCAAGATATGTGATAGAATCACATATTCCCTTGGTTTTCATTACTTAATCGGCTGCTTCATGGCCGATTTGAATCTATCGTCCGCACATGAGGGCCGAGCATGTTATTTTTCCTTTGTAGTCTTTGTTTGCTATGGCCTGGCGTTAAAGCCAGCTTTGCTCCAGCGACACGAAGACGTATGCCCCTAAACCAAGTCTATTCGGCATACCACTATACCAAGCCAAATCTTACAGCCCGACAAATAATTTCACCTTTCTTCTGAGGACTGCACGAGGCTCATGATGTTTTGCTGTGGCGTAAAACAGCAAACGGAACAAATCACCGTACACTGGGTGTTTGAGATGTCTCGCGTTGCATGAAGAGTCCTCCGGGGTAAAGTAAATCGGGCTCCCTCTGAAGGTGTCGCAGGTTTGCGGATGCTATCGACACTTAATTCATTGGGATGCTTTCCCGCCGCCTTGGATATATATTTGTCTCTTTCCATCTTCTCACCACTGATCACCAAGCGATAAACATCTCTTTCATCGCAGGGCCCTCAAGTGTACTCCTAACCATCATCAACCATGGGATTCCTCTCCAGCGCCATTCTCCTTTTAATCACGGCATTCCCTGCCGCCCAGGCAGGTGAGATGATCAATGCCGCCGCCGGCGCTACCGACGTCATTCCAGATTCGTACATAGTTGTCATGAATGAAGGAATTTCTGAATCCGACTTCGAATCACACAGAACTTGGGCCACGAGTATGAATAGTAAGTCCCGGAAGCGTGCAGGAGCGTTTAGCGGTGTATCTCGCACTTGGAGCGCGACTGGGATGAAAGGTTATAGCGGCTCTTTTGCCCGGGAGACGATCGAGCAAATAGCAAATAACTCTGCTGTGAGAGATGAATCATGCCGCCCATGACTAACCCCAATTTCCTGACTTGAATTAGGTGGCGTATGTTGAGCCAGACCGAATGGTGAATATTACCGCCTTCGTCACCCAGAGGAATGCTCCCTCTTATGGACTGGGACGAATCTCTAACAAGAGGCCTGGTAACCGTGACTATATCTTTGATGAATCCGCCGGTCGGGGAATCACCATCTATGGGGTTGATACGGGTATTGATATTCGGCACCCTGAGTTCGAGGGACGCGCTACTTGGGGTACCAATGAGATTAACGATGTCAACCAAGATGAAAACGGTCACGGAACTCATACCGCCGGGACCTTTGCCGGGAGAAACTTCGGCGTGGCCAAGAGAGCTAACATCGTTGCTGTTAAAGTGCTCAATGCCGAAGGCAGTGGGAGTACTAGCGGCATCATTAGCGGTATCAACTGGTGTGTAGACCATGCCAGACGAAACAACATCCTCGGGAGGGCCGTTATGAACCTTAGCTTGGGTGGAACCGGGGCACGTGCGTTCAACCAGGTTGCTACAAATGCAGCAAACGCCGGTATCTTTCTTGCAGTTGCAGCCGGTAACGATGGGGTGAGTTCTAAAAATGCTGTGTCCTTTCTCCAACCTGCGTTGGCAGTTTGTGTATTCTGATCCCTTTGCAGGAAGACGCAGCGAATACCTCACCCGCCTCGGCTCGTGGGGTATGCACGGTTTCAGCGAGCACAGAAAGAGACACTCGGGCGGACTTTTCCAATTTTGGGAGTGTTGGTAGGTTTATAAACCGTTGCTCCAAATGTACGAGTGAAATGACCGAAAGGCCCTTGCTGACGGTGTTGTTTGGCTTTCAGTGGATATCTACGCACCGGGCGACCAAATCCCCTCCGTGTTCCCTAACAATGCGAGACGGGTTTTGTCTGGCACATCCATGGCTGCTCCCCATGTTGCTGGCGTGGGAGCTTACTTAATGGCCCTTGAAGGAATTTCCTCAGGCCAAGTCTGCAACCGGATCAAGCGCCTATCACAGCCTCGAATTCGCAACCCCGGACGAGACACCACAAACCGGTTGCTGTATAACAATAGTGGCGTGTAAGTGACATAGAATTTTCCTCTGTTCAACATGACTCGAAAGAGAGGGATACTCAAGCGCGATACTCCGTTTCCACTCCTTTACCTATTCCTTCTCTTCCGCTCCTTtcatatatacatatattaCTAAAGATAGAGATTTCAAACGTTgattatctttttattttaaaaaaCAGGGGATCGCTCTTTTACGGCCTATGCGTCTTATTGAATAATTCTGAGGCCCGGCGCCTCTTTCCTTTGTGCTAATGCCATTGCCTATTTTTCGATGTACATTATTATCCCTTTTGATAAACGGCAATGAAGTGTGTTAATGAAGCATCTGGATCACAAACTCGGTGAAAATTTGAGGCGAAGTAGGGGATACGGGGtaccggggggggggggggggggggggggggggggcggGTTCACAAAGACATTGCATCATTCGCGTAACCCcgaatacggagtactgtgGAATGCGGACGAACGCCCTTCACTTGTGATGCAGACAACAAGGTCCTCGTAGAAGCGCGGGCTATTTTCCAATTGGTTGACGAGAGGGTTCATCGGTTCCAACGCCTTATTGTCGCCCTGAGCTTCTTGCACAAAATAGCCGGGAGTACGAGACGCGACGCTTGCCATGGAATTTCCGTTGCCGCCGTCGGCCGGCACAAAAAAGGAACGTTTCTGGGTCCCTTTTCGACAGAAGGCCCTCCGTACCCCGGAAAAGCCCCGACGTCGTGTGACGCGTCTTTTTTCAGAGGACTCCGTAGAATAACTTGACTGGGGGAAGGACGGCATGGGGCAGGGGTTAACAATCCATACATCCTCGGTCTTCATTACATCCTCCTTGCACTCCCAGTTTTTTATCCCcttttttttgaaaaaaaaataaaaagtgAGCGAGCAGTCAACGCGCGCTGATTGGCCGAATAAACTTAGTAATCAATACAATCACGTGAGATTCAGGGGTAATAACAACCAGTCAGCGAGCCGGAAGCCGGGTAGCTGGCTCCACCGCCCCGACAACCTTAACTGCACCTCCGTCGAAGGACCCATCACATCGCAGGGCGACGTGAAGCGTTGCTCTGGACGGAGAGCAGCCAGGAGAGGCGTCGGTTTCTTCGAAGGATTTAGCGGCCTTCAGGACCTTGCTGGAGACGTTTCAACTGTCGTGGTCAGAGGATGCCCACCGGACCGGTATGAAGATCACTTGCGACATTGAGGACGCAGCTAGCGCTAGCCGAATCCCTCGACAGAAGATCTTGAGTCGATCTTCGCATTGGCGAAGGAGTGGGGTCTTGACGGGAAGCAACGCCTGGAGGATGCTCATCTTCCTGATACGGCCCGAGTGCAACCCAACCTTTCCACTCTTCGACGTCTTTTTTCGAGCGCTGATTCGGCGGCGTCCAAGATTTTCGGCTCGTCCAGTCCCTGGATAAACCCCCCCACAACCACAGCAGGTTATCAAGGTCTATTCCGGAATGCGGAGTCAACTCACAACCTCTCGTCATGTTTGCCGCCTCTGGCTGCTCTGCTTTGACAAATTTTCATGCCCGcatagtacggagtacaagaGTAATAAATAAGCATTTGTTTGAAACTCTTAGAGCTAGTGTCGACTTAAAATTGTTTGGGAGGGCTGTTTCATTTGCCCATTTATGCTTCGCAGGTCGGTCTCATGAACAAATTCATCATCAACAACTCAACAGCATGTGGTTTCCTGCAAGAAACAAGGATGGAAATTAGTTGACTGCGCGTTTGATCACTCCAAGTATTCCagaatgaaaaaagaaaaggccaCTTGCGATTGATCGGCGTGGCTTCCGGTGACACATTCTGTCCCGTGGGATGATGTCTGGTACTGGCGCGCCTGAAACTGTGGCCAGTCAGATACCCTCGCCCCTGGCGGCTCACTTCGGCGACCGATTTACTGAGGACTGACGTTTCCCGAaacatacggagtactcgtCCCTGATGAAGATCATTGCCGTCCGATTATGAATGTGGGGCGAATTGGGGGTGTTTTGGCTGGTCGCCCGTCTCTGGTTTCGCGAGTAAAACGTCAAGCTAACTCCAGATACCGTTTGGCTGAGAGCGTGCATGGCAGCCAGTGGAAATGGCTCACATTAGAATTGCAGCTCTGGGATTTACGCTGCCACTCACCTAATTTGTGGGACGGAATACTCCGCACGTTAAATATTAGTTGCTCTGCACCATCATTTCTCCGCAGGACATGCCTGCATGGCACGCGGTATATGATCATACGTGATGACTTCCCGAAGGAAACCGGTATCATCCATGCGGGATAGCCTTCTTTATAAAGTCCTGACGAAATCCTGAGGACTGATCTTCTCCTCTTATTTCCGTCTTTTGCGGTCTCAAGGCGTTCAAGTACCGTACTGAAGTCGGCCGTGCCTGCAAATTTCCGGACTGGTGAAGCATTGTCTGGTACCTGGGTCGTTCTCTCATTGCATCATGAAGTCGCTCGCTGTTCTGTCGACGCTCGTGGCGTCTGCTCTCGCCGCAGCCGTCCCCAATGTAAACTACAGCGGATACAAAGTTGTTCGCATCCCAACTGAACAAAGCAACCACGCCAAGGTTGTCGATATCATTAAAACCCTGAAGCTGGATACATGGAAATATCCCAAAGCTGCCGGCTCCGATGCAGATATTGTTATCCCACCAAACCAGCTTTCGGCCTTCAACAAGGCCATCGCTGGCCTCAAGACAGAGATTATGCACGAGGATCTCGGAGCCTCTATCGAGAGTGAATCCACTCACTCTAGTGCTTTCAAAGGTATGTAAATACACGAGACGCAGACACTCTTTTTTCGATCGCTAATCTTTGATCTAGCTGGATCATATGCAACCGCTCCCGACTCCGAGTGGTTCATGGATTATCACAGCTTTGATGACCACATGAACTGGCTCAACGAGCTCCAGAGCCAGCATTCCTCGAACTCCGAGATTGTCAGTGTTGGAAACAGCTACGAGAACCGCCCTATCCAGGGAATCCATATTTGGGGAGCTGAACAAGGAAAACCTGCTGTGGTTTGGCACGGAACTACCCATGCCCGTGAATGGATCACCACCATGGTGAGATCCCTCATTTTATGGTTTGCAGCTACCTGTATTCGGCAAACTAATCGTGGTTTTAGGTTGTGGAATATATGGCTGCCAGCCTTTTGAGCAATTCCAGTGCTGCCGACGCTACAGTGCAAGCCATGCTTGACAGCTATGATTTCTACATCTTCCCCGTTGCTAACCCAGACGGTATGCCTCGTCCTGGGATGCTTTCCAATTGAAGCTTGCGTAAGAAATCTTTTGCTAACTGCAATTATGTAGGATTCGTCTTCACCCAAACCCGTGACCGCATGTGGCGCAAGAACCGTACCCCTAACCAGGGTGCTTGCCCCGGTACTGATCTGAACCGCAACTGGCCCTACATGTGGGAAGGAAGCGGCTCATCTCCAGATCCTTGCGATGAAACTTACAGAGGTGCATCTCTCTCAACCATCATATTCTGTCACGCAAAACGCTTATTTCATATCAATAGGAGCCCAGCCCGGTGACGCCCCAGAGACCCAACTTTGGCTCGAATACCTTCCGAGACTTGTAGAGAGCCAGGGTGTAAAACAATACATCGACTGGCACTCCTACTCTCAGCTCTTCATGACTCGTTAGTGCTCCCTTCTCGTTTCTGTCGTTATctgtcttttctttcccgTTGGCTGTTTTCTCTATAGTATCACGCTGATATTTTCTTCCCCTTAAAACAGCATATGGCTACAGCTGCTCCGAGACCCCTGATAACCACGACATGCATATTTCCCTCGCGAACGCCTTTAGCCAGGCAGTCGAGGCAGTTCACGGTACTAGCTTCACCACTGGCCCAATTTGCAACACTATCTATCAGGCGAACGGAAACAGCGTCGACTGGGCTGTTGATGTTGGAAATATTGAGTTAGGTTTCGCTGCTGAGCTCCGTGATACTGGTAGATACGGTTTCGTTC is a genomic window of Coccidioides posadasii str. Silveira chromosome 3, complete sequence containing:
- the SUB9 gene encoding Secreted subtilisin-like serine protease sub9 (SECRETED:SignalP(1-20)~EggNog:ENOG410Q55T~COG:O~MEROPS:MER0005078), with the protein product MGFLSSAILLLITAFPAAQAGEMINAAAGATDVIPDSYIVVMNEGISESDFESHRTWATSMNSKSRKRAGAFSGVSRTWSATGMKGYSGSFARETIEQIANNSAVAYVEPDRMVNITAFVTQRNAPSYGLGRISNKRPGNRDYIFDESAGRGITIYGVDTGIDIRHPEFEGRATWGTNEINDVNQDENGHGTHTAGTFAGRNFGVAKRANIVAVKVLNAEGSGSTSGIISGINWCVDHARRNNILGRAVMNLSLGGTGARAFNQVATNAANAGIFLAVAAGNDGEDAANTSPASARGVCTVSASTERDTRADFSNFGSVVDIYAPGDQIPSVFPNNARRVLSGTSMAAPHVAGVGAYLMALEGISSGQVCNRIKRLSQPRIRNPGRDTTNRLLYNNSGV
- a CDS encoding uncharacterized protein (SECRETED:SignalP(1-16)~EggNog:ENOG410PKUK~COG:E~MEROPS:MER0003908), coding for MKSLAVLSTLVASALAAAVPNVNYSGYKVVRIPTEQSNHAKVVDIIKTLKLDTWKYPKAAGSDADIVIPPNQLSAFNKAIAGLKTEIMHEDLGASIESESTHSSAFKAGSYATAPDSEWFMDYHSFDDHMNWLNELQSQHSSNSEIVSVGNSYENRPIQGIHIWGAEQGKPAVVWHGTTHAREWITTMVVEYMAASLLSNSSAADATVQAMLDSYDFYIFPVANPDGFVFTQTRDRMWRKNRTPNQGACPGTDLNRNWPYMWEGSGSSPDPCDETYRGAQPGDAPETQLWLEYLPRLVESQGVKQYIDWHSYSQLFMTR
- a CDS encoding uncharacterized protein (EggNog:ENOG410PKUK~COG:E~MEROPS:MER0003908) — translated: MHISLANAFSQAVEAVHGTSFTTGPICNTIYQANGNSVDWAVDVGNIELGFAAELRDTGRYGFVLPPDQIIPSGEETWAGIKAMFENL